One region of Labrus bergylta chromosome 23, fLabBer1.1, whole genome shotgun sequence genomic DNA includes:
- the bcat1 gene encoding branched-chain-amino-acid aminotransferase, cytosolic — translation MADNVIPSFKAADLVIQLSSTPKTKPEVSTFGSVFTDHMLTIEWSGTEGWQAPLIKPFGNMSLHPACSSLHYGVQLFEGLKAYRGDDNYLRLFRPMLNMNRMSKSAKRACLPTFDQSEFLECIRRLVEIDQDWVPYSDSAGLYIRPTFISTEPSLGVKKPSHALLYVILCQAGAYFHNEAEALSLWADPKYTRAWKGGTGDCKMGGNYGCSLLAQYEAVDYGCQQVLWLYGEDHQITEAGTMNIFLHWINEDGEEELATPPLDGIILPGVTRQSILELTRKWGEFKVTERYLTMSQLCSALEQQRVREMFGSGTACMICPIGHIVYQGTDLHIPCQDKNPQLTVRIAKELTDIQYGRTPSDWTFLV, via the exons ATGGCCGACAACGTCATTCCAAGCTTTAAG gcagCAGATCTGGTTATCCAGCTGTCTTCCACTCCGAAGACCAAACCTGAAGTCTCCACCTTTGGGTCCGTCTTCACTGACCACATGCTGACCATCGAGTGGAGTGGGACTGAGGGCTGGCAGGCTCCACTTATTAAGCCCTTTGGGAACATGTCCCTCCATCCAGCCTGCTCATCACTACACTATGGTGTTCAG CTGTTTGAAGGCTTGAAGGCCTATCGTGGGGATGACAACTATCTGCGCCTCTTCAGACCGATGCTTAACATGAATCGCATGTCCAAGTCTGCTAAGAGAGCTTGTCTCCCT ACTTTTGATCAGTCAGAGTTCCTGGAGTGTATCAGGCGTCTGGTAGAGATTGATCAGGACTGGGTTCCTTACTCAGACTCAGCAGGACTGTACATAAGACCAACATTTATTAGCACTGAG CCCTCTCTGGGTGTGAAGAAGCCCAGCCACGCCTTGCTGTATGTGATCTTGTGTCAAGCGGGGGCTTATTTCCATAACGAGGCAGAAGCTCTGTCCTTGTGGGCCGACCCAAAGTACACACGGGCTTGGAAAGGAGGAACTGGAGACTGCAAGATGGGAGG GAATTACGGATGTTCTTTGCTGGCCCAGTATGAAGCAGTGGATTATGGGTGTCAGCAGGTGCTGTGGCTCTATGGAGAGGACCACCAGATCACTGAAGCAGGGACCATGAACATCTTCCTTCACTGGATCAATGAGGATGGAG AGGAGGAACTTGCTACCCCACCGTTGGACGGCATCATACTTCCAGGTGTTACCCGGCAGAGCATCCTGGAACTAACCAGGAAATGG GGTGAGTTTAAGGTGACAGAACGCTACCTGACCATGAGCCAGCTGTGCTCCGCACTGGAGCAGCAGCGCGTCAGAGAGATGTTTGGCTCTGGAACGGCGTGCATGATCTGCCCCATAGGACACATTGTGTATCAGGGGACG gACTTGCATATCCCTTGTCAGGATAAAAACCCACAGCTGACTGTAAGGATAGCGAAAGAACTCACAGATATACAG TATGGACGCACGCCCAGTGACTGGACTTTCCTGGTGTAG